A stretch of Cicer arietinum cultivar CDC Frontier isolate Library 1 chromosome 5, Cicar.CDCFrontier_v2.0, whole genome shotgun sequence DNA encodes these proteins:
- the LOC101502317 gene encoding uncharacterized protein isoform X1 — protein sequence MEDRGNKEVQNEHRVCNDEEEIVCLDESFFIDDNYQLTEFTFGSQHIDLFCLHSASTDFDLTGQLVWPGAMLMNDYLSKNVEMFQGCSVIELGSGVGITGILCHRFCNKVVLTDHNEEVLKIIKKNIELHSCPENISPTSQGLEAEKLEWGNTDQINEILQKHHGGFDFVLGADISFQQSSIPLLFDSVRQLLQVKEGRKCKFILAYVSRTKMMDSMIVSEASKFQMQMKEVPGTKCIVGNLEGVIFEITLN from the exons ATGGAAGACAGAGGAAACAAGGAAGTGCAGAACGAACACCGAGTTTGTAACGATGAAGAAGAAATTGTTTGCTTAGATGAATCATTCTTTATCGATGACAA TTACCAGTTGACGGAATTCACCTTTGGCTCTCAACATATCGACCTTTTCTGTCTGCATTCTGCTTCCa CTGACTTTGATTTGACAGGGCAGCTGGTGTGGCCTGGAGCCATGTTGATGAATGATTATCTATCGAAAAATGTTGAGATGTTTCAGGGTTGCTCTGTCATTGAATTAGGTTCTGGTGTAG GTATTACTGGAATACTTTGCCACAGATTCTGCAATAAAGTTGTGCTGACAGACCATAATGAAGAAGTGCTTAAG atcataaagaaaaatatagagCTGCATTCATGTCCTGAAAATATTAGTCCTACTTCCCAGG GATTAGAAGCAGAGAAACTAGAATGGGGGAACACTGATCAGATCAATGAAATTTTACAGAAACATCATGGCGGTTTCGACTTCGTTCTTGGTGCTGATAT AAGCTTTCAGCAGTCAAGTATCCCTCTGCTCTTTGATAGTGTTAGACAGCTTCTGCAAGTTAAAGAAGGCAGAAAATGCAAATTCATTCTGGCCTATGTATCACGAACCAAGAT GATGGATTCAATGATTGTTTCAGAAGCTTCTAAGTTTCAGATGCAGATGAAGGAAGTGCCTGGAACAAAGTGTATTGTTGGGAATCTTGAAGGTGTTATCTTTGAGATTACTCTGAATTAG
- the LOC101502317 gene encoding uncharacterized protein isoform X2: protein MEDRGNKEVQNEHRVCNDEEEIVCLDESFFIDDNYQLTEFTFGSQHIDLFCLHSASRQLVWPGAMLMNDYLSKNVEMFQGCSVIELGSGVGITGILCHRFCNKVVLTDHNEEVLKIIKKNIELHSCPENISPTSQGLEAEKLEWGNTDQINEILQKHHGGFDFVLGADISFQQSSIPLLFDSVRQLLQVKEGRKCKFILAYVSRTKMMDSMIVSEASKFQMQMKEVPGTKCIVGNLEGVIFEITLN from the exons ATGGAAGACAGAGGAAACAAGGAAGTGCAGAACGAACACCGAGTTTGTAACGATGAAGAAGAAATTGTTTGCTTAGATGAATCATTCTTTATCGATGACAA TTACCAGTTGACGGAATTCACCTTTGGCTCTCAACATATCGACCTTTTCTGTCTGCATTCTGCTTCCa GGCAGCTGGTGTGGCCTGGAGCCATGTTGATGAATGATTATCTATCGAAAAATGTTGAGATGTTTCAGGGTTGCTCTGTCATTGAATTAGGTTCTGGTGTAG GTATTACTGGAATACTTTGCCACAGATTCTGCAATAAAGTTGTGCTGACAGACCATAATGAAGAAGTGCTTAAG atcataaagaaaaatatagagCTGCATTCATGTCCTGAAAATATTAGTCCTACTTCCCAGG GATTAGAAGCAGAGAAACTAGAATGGGGGAACACTGATCAGATCAATGAAATTTTACAGAAACATCATGGCGGTTTCGACTTCGTTCTTGGTGCTGATAT AAGCTTTCAGCAGTCAAGTATCCCTCTGCTCTTTGATAGTGTTAGACAGCTTCTGCAAGTTAAAGAAGGCAGAAAATGCAAATTCATTCTGGCCTATGTATCACGAACCAAGAT GATGGATTCAATGATTGTTTCAGAAGCTTCTAAGTTTCAGATGCAGATGAAGGAAGTGCCTGGAACAAAGTGTATTGTTGGGAATCTTGAAGGTGTTATCTTTGAGATTACTCTGAATTAG